Proteins encoded together in one Anoxybacillus flavithermus window:
- a CDS encoding aromatic acid exporter family protein, producing MLKIGYRTVKTAIGTASAIALAQWLHLENFASAGIITILCIQVTKKKSLQTARARFVAGLVGLLFSFLFFEGLRYHPLSIGLLLLFFIPTTVALKVTEGIATSAVIILHVYMAKAMTWSLVYNEVMLMIIGIGIALLVNMYMPSVEKDLKEYQRIVEDLFRIIFKEIVHYLRTNESLWDGKEIALASDTLKRAKALALQNIENHFLRNEDYYYRYFRMRERQFEIIERMLPLISSMTYTVEQRNMIADFIDELSDAIHPGNTADRFIRQLEEMKKQFQQMPLPKTREEFEERAALLHFVKEMEQYLIIKSQL from the coding sequence ATGTTAAAAATTGGTTATCGAACAGTGAAAACAGCGATTGGAACAGCGAGTGCCATTGCGCTTGCCCAATGGTTGCACCTTGAAAATTTTGCTTCTGCCGGCATTATTACAATACTTTGTATTCAAGTGACGAAAAAAAAGTCGTTGCAGACGGCACGTGCTCGCTTTGTTGCCGGTTTAGTTGGCTTATTGTTTTCATTTCTCTTTTTTGAAGGACTTCGCTATCATCCGCTTTCGATCGGTTTATTGCTGCTGTTTTTCATTCCAACGACTGTTGCCTTGAAAGTGACCGAAGGGATTGCGACAAGTGCGGTTATTATTTTACACGTATACATGGCGAAAGCGATGACGTGGTCTCTCGTATATAACGAAGTGATGTTAATGATCATCGGGATCGGTATCGCTTTACTTGTCAATATGTACATGCCAAGCGTGGAAAAAGATTTAAAAGAATATCAACGGATTGTAGAAGATTTATTTCGCATCATTTTTAAAGAAATTGTTCATTATTTACGGACGAACGAAAGCTTGTGGGATGGGAAAGAAATTGCGCTAGCGAGCGATACGTTAAAGCGAGCAAAAGCGCTTGCGTTACAAAACATTGAAAACCATTTTTTACGCAATGAAGATTATTATTACCGATATTTTCGTATGCGCGAACGGCAATTTGAAATTATTGAACGCATGCTGCCGCTCATCAGCTCGATGACGTACACAGTTGAGCAACGAAATATGATTGCCGATTTTATTGATGAATTAAGCGATGCGATTCACCCGGGAAATACAGCAGACCGTTTTATTCGACAACTTGAGGAGATGAAAAAGCAGTTCCAACAAATGCCTTTGCCAAAAACGCGCGAGGAATTTGAAGAGCGAGCTGCTCTTTTGCATTTTGTAAAAGAGATGGAGCAATATTTAATCATTAAAAGTCAGTTATAA
- the prli42 gene encoding stressosome-associated protein Prli42, producing the protein MHSKKVQKIVVYLMLGSMLLTSLLAGLSMWI; encoded by the coding sequence ATGCATTCAAAAAAAGTGCAAAAAATCGTCGTCTATTTAATGCTCGGTTCGATGCTTTTAACATCGTTGCTTGCTGGATTAAGCATGTGGATATAG
- the mce gene encoding methylmalonyl-CoA epimerase, giving the protein MEVKKVDHIGIAVKSLDEALPFYTDTLGLSCVGMETVESEQVRVAFLKVGDVKIELLEPLSEHSPIASFIEKRGEGIHHVALGVDDIELRIQELKNNGVRMIHEQPKRGAGGALIAFMHPKSAHGVLYELCEREGGQ; this is encoded by the coding sequence ATGGAAGTGAAAAAAGTCGATCATATTGGCATCGCTGTGAAATCATTAGATGAGGCGCTTCCGTTTTATACGGATACGCTCGGTTTATCGTGCGTTGGCATGGAAACGGTCGAATCCGAGCAGGTGAGGGTAGCATTTTTAAAAGTCGGCGATGTAAAAATTGAATTGCTTGAGCCGCTTTCTGAACATAGCCCAATTGCTTCTTTTATTGAAAAAAGAGGTGAAGGTATTCATCATGTCGCGCTTGGCGTAGATGATATTGAACTGCGCATTCAGGAGTTAAAAAATAATGGTGTTCGTATGATTCATGAGCAACCGAAACGCGGAGCGGGAGGGGCGCTTATCGCCTTCATGCATCCAAAGTCCGCTCACGGAGTATTGTACGAGCTTTGTGAAAGAGAGGGCGGGCAATAA
- a CDS encoding acyl-CoA carboxylase subunit beta, protein MMDMYDKINELYDRRREIELGGGDDKIAKQHEKGKLTARERIDLLLDEGTFVELNPFIEHRCTDFGLAGKKGPGDGVVTGYGKIDGRTVFVFSQDFTVFGGALGEMHAKKIANIMDLAAKTGAPIIGLNDSGGARIQEGVLSLDGYGHIFYRNSIYSGVIPQISVIMGPCAGGAVYSPAITDFVFMVEKTSQMFITGPKVIETVTGEKISAEDLGGARVHNTISGNAHFSGATEEGVLAQVRRLLSYLPANCQEKPPIKPVANEDDYRPDLADAIPIDAVRPYDVRNVVLQVVDEGSFMEVQKDFAKNIVIGFARMKGEVVGLVCNQPKFMAGGLDIDSSDKAARFIRFCDSFNIPIITFEDVTGFFPGVKQEHGGIIRHGAKILYAYSEATVPKITVILRKAYGGAYVALNSKSIGADVVYAWPNAEIAVMGPQGAANIIFAGEIENSPNPEETRAQKIEEYRDKFANPYVAAKYGMVDDVIDPRDTRIKLIQALDMLRHKQEERPKKKHGNIPL, encoded by the coding sequence ATAATGGATATGTATGATAAAATTAATGAGCTATATGACCGCCGGCGTGAAATTGAATTAGGTGGCGGTGACGATAAAATTGCTAAACAACATGAAAAAGGGAAATTAACAGCGAGGGAGCGCATTGATCTTTTATTAGATGAAGGGACGTTCGTCGAGTTAAACCCGTTTATTGAACATCGTTGCACCGATTTTGGATTAGCAGGAAAAAAAGGTCCGGGTGACGGAGTTGTCACAGGATACGGGAAAATCGATGGTCGAACAGTGTTTGTATTTTCACAAGATTTTACTGTATTCGGTGGCGCGCTTGGGGAAATGCACGCGAAAAAAATTGCGAATATTATGGACTTAGCAGCAAAAACAGGGGCTCCAATCATCGGATTAAACGATTCCGGTGGTGCACGCATTCAAGAAGGAGTATTGTCCCTCGATGGCTACGGCCATATTTTTTACCGTAATTCCATCTATTCTGGCGTCATTCCGCAAATTTCTGTTATTATGGGTCCGTGTGCAGGAGGGGCTGTCTATTCACCTGCCATTACCGATTTTGTTTTTATGGTCGAAAAAACGAGCCAAATGTTTATTACTGGACCGAAAGTGATTGAAACGGTGACAGGAGAAAAAATTAGTGCGGAAGATTTAGGTGGTGCCCGCGTTCATAATACAATTAGCGGAAACGCTCATTTTTCAGGAGCGACAGAAGAAGGCGTGCTTGCCCAAGTACGACGGCTGTTAAGCTATTTGCCAGCAAACTGCCAAGAAAAGCCACCGATCAAGCCTGTTGCCAATGAAGATGACTACCGTCCTGATTTAGCGGATGCGATTCCAATTGACGCGGTCAGACCGTACGATGTGCGCAACGTTGTGCTACAAGTCGTTGATGAAGGATCGTTTATGGAAGTGCAAAAAGATTTTGCGAAAAATATTGTCATCGGTTTTGCGCGCATGAAGGGAGAAGTTGTCGGACTCGTATGCAACCAGCCGAAGTTTATGGCGGGAGGACTAGATATTGACTCATCGGATAAAGCAGCCCGCTTTATTCGCTTTTGCGATTCATTTAACATTCCGATTATTACATTTGAAGACGTGACAGGCTTTTTCCCAGGAGTCAAACAAGAACATGGCGGCATCATTCGCCATGGGGCGAAAATTTTATATGCGTATTCGGAAGCGACCGTGCCGAAAATTACGGTTATTTTACGGAAAGCATACGGTGGAGCATACGTTGCATTAAACAGTAAATCGATCGGGGCGGATGTTGTGTACGCATGGCCGAATGCAGAAATTGCCGTTATGGGGCCACAAGGGGCGGCGAACATTATTTTTGCAGGCGAAATTGAAAACAGCCCGAATCCAGAAGAAACAAGAGCGCAAAAAATTGAAGAATATCGCGATAAATTCGCCAATCCTTATGTTGCAGCGAAATACGGCATGGTTGATGATGTTATCGACCCACGCGACACGAGAATCAAGCTTATTCAAGCACTCGATATGCTTCGTCATAAGCAGGAAGAGCGCCCAAAAAAGAAACATGGGAATATTCCATTGTAA
- a CDS encoding tripeptidase T, with protein MVNKQRLVEEFLELVQIDSETKYEREIADVLKAKFEALGLHVIEDDTTAQTGHGAGNLICTLPATKEGVDPIYFTSHMDTVVPGKGVKPSIQDGYIVTDGTTILGADDKAGLAAMFEAIRMLKEKQIPHGLIQFIITVGEESGLVGAKALDPSLIQAKFGYALDSDGKVGQIIVAAPTQAKLKVTVHGKTAHAGVAPERGVSAITIAAKAIAQMPLGRIDEETTANIGRFEGGTQTNIVCDRVDILAEARSLVPEKMEAQVAKMKEAFERVAEEMGGRADVHVEVMYPGFKFGDGDYVVEIAKRAAEKIGRPHELLRSGGGSDANVIAGFGIPTVNLAIGYEDIHTTNERMPIEELVKTTEMVIAIIEEVAARG; from the coding sequence ATGGTCAATAAGCAGCGTTTAGTCGAAGAATTTTTAGAGCTTGTGCAAATTGATTCGGAAACGAAATATGAGCGCGAGATTGCGGATGTGTTGAAAGCAAAGTTTGAAGCGCTCGGTTTGCACGTCATTGAAGATGATACGACAGCGCAAACAGGACATGGGGCAGGAAATTTAATTTGCACATTGCCAGCGACAAAAGAAGGAGTCGATCCAATTTACTTTACATCTCATATGGATACCGTTGTGCCGGGAAAAGGGGTAAAACCGTCCATTCAAGACGGTTACATTGTCACAGATGGTACGACGATTTTAGGAGCGGACGATAAAGCAGGACTTGCTGCAATGTTTGAAGCGATCCGCATGTTAAAAGAAAAACAAATCCCTCATGGACTCATTCAATTTATTATTACTGTTGGTGAAGAGTCGGGGCTTGTTGGGGCGAAAGCGCTCGATCCATCGCTCATTCAAGCGAAATTTGGATATGCGTTAGATAGTGATGGAAAAGTCGGACAAATTATCGTTGCTGCTCCGACGCAAGCAAAGTTGAAAGTGACTGTTCACGGAAAGACAGCTCATGCGGGTGTTGCCCCAGAGCGTGGTGTATCAGCCATTACGATCGCCGCAAAAGCAATTGCGCAAATGCCGCTTGGGCGCATTGACGAAGAAACAACCGCAAACATCGGCCGTTTTGAAGGGGGAACACAAACGAACATCGTATGTGATCGCGTGGACATTTTAGCTGAGGCACGTTCCCTTGTGCCAGAAAAAATGGAAGCACAAGTCGCAAAAATGAAAGAAGCGTTTGAGCGCGTAGCGGAAGAAATGGGCGGTCGTGCAGATGTTCATGTGGAAGTGATGTATCCAGGATTTAAATTTGGCGACGGCGATTATGTTGTTGAAATCGCAAAACGAGCAGCAGAAAAAATTGGTCGTCCACATGAGTTGTTACGCAGCGGTGGCGGTAGCGATGCGAACGTCATTGCCGGATTTGGCATTCCAACGGTCAATTTAGCGATCGGTTATGAAGATATTCACACAACAAATGAACGAATGCCAATTGAAGAACTTGTTAAAACAACGGAAATGGTCATCGCTATTATTGAGGAAGTGGCTGCGAGGGGGTGA
- a CDS encoding chemotaxis protein CheW yields the protein MNKVVVFQLSNEQYAIPVEHVVSIEKMSQPTLIPSMPSYMLGVVRIRGELVPVLDTSQILYRHPYTETEKTRLIVVHMGDMHVAFIVDDAKEIIDIPPHMMKQVNMLAYQQTPYFIGIANLPDRLITVIDPTILFDNLEGASTIKEHMRNEKQNT from the coding sequence ATGAATAAAGTCGTCGTTTTCCAATTGTCTAACGAACAATACGCCATTCCGGTCGAACATGTTGTTTCCATCGAAAAAATGAGCCAGCCGACGCTCATCCCGAGCATGCCTTCGTATATGCTTGGCGTTGTGCGCATTCGCGGTGAACTTGTTCCCGTGCTTGATACGTCGCAAATTTTATATCGTCATCCATATACGGAAACAGAAAAAACACGGCTCATCGTCGTCCATATGGGGGATATGCATGTAGCATTTATCGTAGACGATGCAAAAGAGATTATTGATATTCCACCACATATGATGAAGCAAGTGAATATGCTTGCTTATCAACAGACGCCATATTTCATCGGGATTGCCAACTTGCCTGATCGGCTCATTACTGTTATCGATCCGACGATATTGTTTGACAATTTAGAAGGAGCAAGCACCATTAAAGAACATATGAGGAATGAGAAACAGAACACTTGA
- the gndA gene encoding NADP-dependent phosphogluconate dehydrogenase — MAKQQIGVIGLAVMGKNLALNIESRGYSVAVYNRSREKTDEFLQEAEGKNIVGTYSIEEFVNALEKPRKILLMVKAGAATDATIEQLKPYLEKGDIVIDGGNTYFKDTQRRNKELAELGIHFIGTGVSGGEEGALKGPSIMPGGQKEAHELVRPIFEAIAAKVDGEPCTTYIGPDGAGHYVKMVHNGIEYGDMQLIAEAYFLLKHVLGLNAQELHEVFAEWNKGELDSYLIEITADIFTKIDEETGKPLVDVILDKAGQKGTGKWTSQNALDLGVPLPIITESVFARFISAMKEERVKASKLLAGPAVKPYEGDRAHFIEAVRRALYMSKICSYAQGFAQMKAASEEYNWNLQYGNIAMIFRGGCIIRAQFLQKIKEAYDRDPALPNLLLDPYFKEIVENYQQSLREIVATAAMRGIPVPAFASALAYYDSYRMETLPANLIQAQRDYFGAHTYERVDKEGIFHTEWLK; from the coding sequence ATGGCGAAACAACAAATTGGTGTGATCGGTTTAGCGGTCATGGGAAAAAACTTGGCGCTCAACATTGAAAGTCGCGGGTATTCGGTAGCCGTATATAACCGTTCACGCGAAAAAACAGACGAGTTTTTACAAGAAGCGGAAGGGAAAAACATCGTCGGTACATACAGCATCGAAGAGTTTGTTAACGCGCTTGAGAAGCCGCGCAAAATTTTATTAATGGTGAAGGCAGGCGCGGCAACAGACGCAACAATTGAGCAATTAAAGCCGTATTTAGAAAAAGGCGATATCGTCATCGACGGCGGCAATACGTATTTTAAAGATACACAACGTCGCAATAAAGAACTTGCGGAACTCGGCATTCATTTTATCGGTACAGGCGTTTCCGGCGGAGAAGAAGGGGCGTTGAAAGGTCCTTCCATCATGCCGGGCGGACAAAAAGAAGCGCACGAACTCGTCCGTCCGATTTTTGAAGCGATTGCGGCAAAAGTCGATGGCGAACCGTGCACGACATATATCGGTCCAGACGGTGCAGGCCATTACGTAAAAATGGTGCATAATGGCATCGAATATGGCGATATGCAGTTAATTGCCGAAGCGTACTTTTTATTAAAACATGTGCTTGGCTTAAACGCCCAAGAGCTTCATGAAGTATTTGCCGAGTGGAATAAAGGGGAGTTAGATAGCTATTTAATCGAAATTACGGCAGACATTTTTACAAAAATTGATGAAGAAACAGGAAAGCCGCTTGTCGATGTCATTTTAGACAAAGCAGGGCAAAAAGGGACAGGAAAATGGACGAGCCAAAACGCGCTCGATTTAGGCGTTCCGCTTCCAATTATTACGGAATCGGTATTTGCTCGCTTTATTTCGGCGATGAAAGAAGAACGCGTGAAAGCAAGCAAGCTATTAGCTGGTCCTGCCGTGAAGCCGTATGAAGGAGATCGTGCGCATTTCATCGAAGCTGTTCGCCGTGCGCTTTACATGAGCAAAATTTGCTCGTACGCCCAAGGCTTTGCGCAAATGAAAGCTGCGTCAGAAGAATACAATTGGAATTTACAATACGGCAACATCGCGATGATTTTCCGCGGCGGCTGCATTATTCGCGCGCAATTTTTACAAAAAATTAAAGAAGCGTACGACCGCGATCCAGCGCTGCCAAACTTATTGCTTGACCCATACTTTAAAGAAATCGTCGAAAACTATCAACAATCGCTTCGCGAAATCGTTGCAACGGCAGCGATGCGCGGTATCCCGGTTCCGGCATTTGCCAGCGCTTTAGCATATTACGACAGCTACCGGATGGAAACATTGCCAGCAAACCTTATTCAAGCACAGCGCGACTACTTCGGTGCGCACACATACGAGCGCGTCGACAAAGAAGGCATCTTCCATACGGAATGGTTGAAATAA
- a CDS encoding cyclase family protein — protein MKMYDVTAPIFEGMPVYKNKPEKQPKLTTVTNDYVTESRIDMDVHTGTHIDAPLHMVKDGETFETIPLEKLVGYCKVLDVTHVNDRITKDDLIHFDIQENDFILFKTKNSFDDAFNFEFIYVAEDAATYLAEKRIRGVGIDALGVERNQAGHPTHKTLFGHGIIVIEGLRLKDVPAGEYWMVAAPLKLVGTDAAPARVLLFEQ, from the coding sequence ATGAAAATGTACGATGTCACCGCTCCCATTTTTGAAGGGATGCCTGTGTATAAAAACAAACCGGAAAAACAACCGAAACTAACAACCGTCACGAACGATTACGTCACCGAATCGCGCATCGATATGGATGTGCATACAGGCACGCACATTGATGCGCCGCTCCATATGGTAAAAGACGGAGAAACGTTTGAAACGATTCCGCTTGAAAAACTTGTCGGCTACTGCAAAGTATTGGACGTCACACACGTCAACGATCGCATTACAAAAGACGATCTCATTCATTTTGATATTCAAGAAAACGATTTTATCTTATTCAAAACGAAAAACTCGTTCGACGACGCCTTTAACTTTGAATTTATTTACGTTGCTGAAGATGCGGCAACATATTTAGCCGAAAAACGCATTCGCGGCGTCGGCATTGATGCGCTCGGCGTCGAACGCAACCAAGCGGGACACCCAACACACAAAACGCTGTTCGGTCACGGTATTATCGTCATCGAAGGGCTTCGATTAAAAGACGTACCAGCAGGCGAATATTGGATGGTCGCCGCTCCGCTTAAACTCGTCGGCACTGACGCCGCCCCAGCGCGTGTATTATTGTTTGAACAATAA
- the zwf gene encoding glucose-6-phosphate dehydrogenase, with product MNDVQPKATIVIFGATGDLAKRKLFPSIYKLYQKGKLAEQFAVVGVARRPHTDESFRHYVKETIEEATKQELIDEKFISHFYYHSLDATNTQSYEQLNELLTRVEEQFHIPGNRIFYLAMAPEFFGTITSHLKSEGLTATNGWTRLVIEKPFGHDLQSAQRLNEEIRQSFSEEQIFRIDHYLGKEMVQNIEVIRFANAIFEPLWNNRFIANIQITSSETLGVEDRGRYYDHSGALRDMVQNHMLQMVALLAMEPPIKLTTDDIRSEKVKVLRALRPMTHDDVETYFMRGQYGRGIVRGQQVVGYREEHSVDPNSNTETFVAGKLMIDNFRWAGVPFYIRTGKRMTEKSTKIVVQFKDVPMNLYYRTSEHVHPNLLVIHIQPDEGITLHLNAKKSGESMKTTPIKLDYCNNCIDGINTPEAYEKLLYDCMRGDATNFTHWDEVAASWSFVDPISEVWANTKAVDFPNYEAGSMGPKKADELLQKDGFHWWPLNGTM from the coding sequence GTGAATGACGTACAACCAAAAGCGACAATTGTAATTTTTGGCGCGACTGGCGACTTAGCAAAGCGTAAACTATTCCCATCTATTTATAAACTTTATCAAAAAGGAAAGCTTGCTGAACAGTTTGCGGTTGTTGGTGTTGCCCGTCGTCCACATACAGACGAATCGTTTCGCCACTACGTAAAAGAAACGATTGAAGAAGCGACGAAACAAGAATTAATAGATGAAAAGTTTATTTCTCATTTTTACTATCATTCACTAGATGCGACAAATACGCAATCATATGAACAATTAAATGAATTATTAACTCGTGTGGAAGAACAATTTCATATTCCAGGCAACCGCATTTTTTACTTGGCGATGGCACCGGAATTTTTCGGAACGATTACATCGCACTTGAAATCCGAGGGGCTGACGGCCACAAACGGCTGGACGCGATTAGTCATTGAAAAACCGTTCGGTCACGATTTACAAAGTGCACAAAGATTAAATGAAGAAATTCGCCAATCGTTTTCGGAGGAGCAAATTTTCCGGATTGACCATTATCTCGGCAAAGAAATGGTGCAAAACATCGAAGTCATTCGCTTTGCGAACGCCATTTTCGAGCCGCTTTGGAACAACCGCTTTATTGCTAATATTCAAATTACATCAAGCGAAACGCTTGGAGTGGAAGATCGCGGTCGTTACTACGACCATTCCGGCGCGCTTCGCGATATGGTACAAAACCATATGTTGCAAATGGTTGCCCTTTTGGCAATGGAACCGCCAATTAAGTTAACGACAGACGATATTCGTAGCGAAAAAGTAAAAGTGCTTCGTGCGCTTCGCCCGATGACACACGATGACGTCGAGACATATTTCATGCGTGGGCAATACGGACGCGGCATCGTGCGCGGGCAACAAGTCGTCGGGTATCGTGAAGAACATAGTGTCGATCCAAACTCCAATACGGAAACATTTGTTGCAGGGAAATTAATGATCGACAACTTCCGCTGGGCAGGTGTGCCGTTTTACATACGAACAGGAAAACGAATGACAGAAAAATCAACAAAAATTGTTGTGCAATTTAAAGATGTGCCGATGAACTTATATTATCGCACAAGCGAACACGTTCATCCGAACTTGCTCGTCATCCATATTCAGCCCGATGAAGGCATTACCCTTCATTTAAACGCGAAAAAAAGCGGCGAAAGCATGAAAACGACGCCAATTAAGCTCGATTACTGCAACAACTGCATCGATGGCATCAATACGCCGGAAGCGTATGAGAAATTGTTATATGACTGCATGCGCGGCGATGCGACAAACTTTACGCATTGGGATGAAGTCGCTGCTTCATGGAGCTTTGTCGACCCAATTTCGGAAGTGTGGGCAAACACGAAAGCGGTGGACTTTCCGAACTACGAAGCAGGCTCGATGGGACCGAAAAAGGCAGACGAACTATTGCAAAAAGACGGCTTCCATTGGTGGCCACTAAACGGAACAATGTAA
- the rnz gene encoding ribonuclease Z, with amino-acid sequence MELLFLGTGSGVPSKGRNVSAIALQLLEERGATWLFDCGEATQHQILHTSIRPRRIERIFITHLHGDHIFGLPGLLGSRSFQGGETPLFVYGPAGIRSFIETALTVSGTRLKYELYIEEFTEGVIFEDEQFVVTAKLLDHGLPSYGFRIVEKDLPGTLLVDELRALGVKPGPIYQQIKRGELVTLDDGTVIDGRKFVAPPKKGRMIAIMGDTRYCEASVELAEGVDVLVHEATFSANEAHLARDYYHSTTVQAAEVAKRAGAKQLILTHISSRYQGEMCNQLLEETKTIFPNVAMASDFASFPIIRKGNDER; translated from the coding sequence GTGGAATTATTGTTTTTAGGGACAGGCTCTGGCGTCCCATCAAAAGGTAGAAACGTATCCGCGATTGCCCTTCAGTTGTTAGAAGAAAGAGGAGCAACATGGCTATTCGATTGCGGAGAAGCAACGCAACATCAAATTTTACATACGTCTATTCGTCCAAGACGCATTGAACGTATTTTTATTACTCACTTACACGGCGATCACATTTTTGGTTTACCTGGATTGCTTGGTAGCCGTTCGTTTCAAGGTGGAGAAACACCTCTTTTTGTTTACGGTCCAGCAGGTATTCGTTCGTTTATTGAAACTGCATTAACGGTCAGCGGCACGCGACTGAAATATGAGTTGTATATTGAAGAGTTTACAGAAGGAGTCATATTTGAAGACGAACAGTTTGTTGTTACAGCAAAATTGCTTGACCATGGTTTACCTTCATACGGTTTCCGAATTGTTGAAAAAGATTTACCGGGTACGTTGCTCGTTGACGAGTTGCGTGCCCTCGGGGTGAAGCCAGGTCCCATTTATCAACAAATTAAACGTGGAGAGCTTGTTACGTTAGACGATGGAACGGTGATTGATGGACGAAAATTTGTTGCCCCGCCAAAAAAAGGACGTATGATTGCGATTATGGGAGATACGCGTTATTGTGAGGCAAGTGTGGAACTTGCCGAAGGAGTGGACGTGCTCGTACATGAAGCAACGTTTAGTGCAAACGAAGCCCATTTAGCGCGAGATTACTATCATTCCACAACGGTGCAAGCGGCTGAGGTGGCGAAGCGGGCTGGGGCGAAGCAGCTTATTTTGACACATATTAGCTCGCGTTATCAAGGGGAAATGTGCAACCAACTTCTGGAAGAGACAAAGACAATTTTTCCGAATGTAGCGATGGCGTCTGATTTTGCCTCGTTTCCGATTATAAGAAAAGGGAATGATGAGAGATGA
- the iscB gene encoding RNA-guided endonuclease IscB, protein MVFVLDTNKRPLAPCHEAVARKLLKQGKAAIYRRFPFTIILKKSVDESEIKATYRLKIDYGSRHTGLAILRGQEVVWLGQLDHRTDIKERMDKRRVFRRARRNRKTRYRKPRFLNRRRKDGWLPPSLESRVQNIQTWVERLRKICPIEHISYENAKFDTQLMRNPEINGVEYQQGTLQGYEVREYLLEKFGRKCCYCGKENVPLEVEHIIPKSRGGTDRVDNLCLACHDCNQRKGSKTAEEFGYPHIQKQVKESLKDTSAINSTRWKVYEVLKQTGLDVECGTGARTKMNRIRLDLPKTHYFDACCVGESTTNHLYFKTKEVLFIKAKGRGSRSRTNLDRYGFPRGYLARQKFFFGFQTGDMVKAVVPRGKYQGVWFGEVACRKTGSFDIKGKDGKRIAQGINYRYVQVIQRFDGYAYGKGVAELA, encoded by the coding sequence ATGGTTTTTGTGTTAGACACAAACAAACGTCCGCTTGCTCCTTGTCACGAAGCAGTTGCAAGAAAGCTGTTGAAACAAGGGAAGGCGGCGATTTACAGGCGATTTCCATTTACCATCATCTTGAAAAAATCAGTAGACGAATCAGAAATTAAAGCAACATATCGGCTAAAAATCGACTATGGAAGCAGGCATACAGGATTAGCGATTTTGCGAGGACAAGAAGTGGTATGGTTAGGGCAACTTGACCATCGCACAGACATCAAGGAAAGAATGGATAAAAGGCGTGTTTTCCGTCGAGCGAGACGAAATCGAAAAACTCGATACAGAAAACCACGTTTTCTTAATCGTAGGAGAAAAGACGGGTGGTTGCCGCCATCACTAGAGAGTCGCGTGCAAAATATCCAAACATGGGTGGAACGTTTAAGGAAGATATGTCCGATTGAGCATATATCGTACGAGAACGCAAAGTTTGACACGCAACTCATGCGAAATCCTGAAATCAATGGTGTAGAGTATCAACAAGGCACGCTACAAGGATATGAAGTACGGGAGTATTTGCTTGAAAAGTTTGGGCGGAAGTGTTGTTATTGCGGAAAAGAAAATGTTCCACTTGAAGTAGAGCATATCATTCCAAAATCGAGAGGTGGAACAGACCGAGTGGATAACCTATGTCTTGCCTGTCATGACTGTAATCAGCGCAAAGGAAGTAAGACAGCAGAAGAATTCGGGTATCCGCACATTCAAAAGCAAGTCAAAGAATCATTAAAGGATACAAGTGCTATCAACTCGACAAGATGGAAAGTGTATGAAGTGTTAAAGCAGACAGGATTAGATGTCGAGTGTGGAACAGGTGCACGAACAAAAATGAATCGTATTCGTTTAGACTTGCCGAAAACACATTATTTTGACGCTTGTTGTGTAGGCGAAAGCACAACAAATCACTTATATTTCAAAACAAAAGAAGTGTTATTTATCAAGGCAAAAGGGCGTGGTAGTCGCTCTCGTACAAACCTAGATAGATATGGCTTCCCAAGAGGTTATCTTGCAAGACAAAAATTCTTCTTTGGTTTTCAAACAGGGGACATGGTTAAGGCTGTTGTCCCAAGAGGGAAATATCAAGGCGTTTGGTTTGGCGAAGTCGCATGTAGAAAGACTGGAAGTTTCGATATTAAAGGCAAGGACGGAAAGCGTATCGCACAAGGAATAAATTATAGATATGTCCAAGTCATTCAGCGATTTGACGGATATGCTTATGGAAAGGGGGTGGCGGAACTTGCGTAA
- a CDS encoding CHY zinc finger protein, with the protein MRKFRERDVIAIKFYCCQTYFPCVYCHEEHGCGKHAVWPKERFYERAVLCGVCQTELTIEQYMTGDYHCPHCNAAFNPGCQLHAHYYFEV; encoded by the coding sequence TTGCGTAAGTTTCGTGAACGTGATGTCATTGCGATTAAGTTTTATTGTTGTCAAACGTATTTCCCGTGCGTGTACTGTCATGAAGAACATGGTTGTGGCAAGCATGCGGTATGGCCGAAAGAGCGTTTTTATGAAAGAGCGGTTTTATGTGGTGTTTGTCAAACGGAGCTGACGATTGAACAATATATGACGGGCGATTACCATTGCCCACATTGCAACGCGGCGTTTAATCCGGGATGTCAACTCCACGCACATTATTATTTTGAAGTATAA